The Streptomyces sp. NBC_00435 nucleotide sequence CTGTTCCAGAGGCTGAGCATCGTCTCCGAGCCGATCCCGTTCCTGACGGACAGCACCATGCTGCTGGTCTCCGCGATGATCGTGACCGTGTGGAAGGGCCTCGGCTACTACATGGTCTTCTACCTGGCGGCCCTCGGGAACGTCTCCCCCTCGCTCCTCGAGGCCGCGGCGCTCGACGGCGCCGGTCCCGTACGCCGCTTCCTCAGCATCACCGTCCCCCAGGTGAAGCCGATGATGCTGCTGGTGGGCACCCTCTCCGCGATCTCCGCGCTGCGCGTCTTCACCGAGATCTACATCCTCGGTGGTGAGAGCGGCGGTCCCGGCGGGGGCGCCCGCACCCTGCCCTTCCTCATCCGGCAGGTCGGCCTGGGCTTCTCCGGGGAGACCGGTTACGCGGCCGCCATCTCCATCCTGCTGTTCCTCCTGACCCTGGTCTTCAGCCTGCTGGGCCGCCGCCTGTCGAAGGGAGACGAGAGTTGAGCAGCCGCTCCTCCCTCGGGACCGAGGCGGTCGGACGCGTCGGAGCCGACGCCCGGCGGTACTGGACGGGCCTCGCCTGCCGGTACGCCACGCTCCTGCTCATGCTCGTGATCATGCTCGGGCCGATCGTCTGGCAGTTCCTGACCTCGATCCGCGGCCGCACCGAGAACGTGTACGACGGGGTGCTGCCGTCGCGGCCCACCCTCGACAACTACGTCCGGGTCGCCGAATCGTTCCCGCTGTTCCAGTACGCCGGGAACACGCTGACGGTCGCGGTCCTGGCCATCACCTCGAACACGCTCTTCGCGGCCATGGGCGGCTACGCCCTCTCCCGGGCCGGGTGGAAGGGCCGGAAAACCGTCTTCACCGTGCTCGTGGCGACCCTGATGTTCCCCTTCGAGTCCGTGATGATCTCGATGTTCCTCACGGTCCGCGGGATGGGTCTGGTCGACACCCTCATCGGTGTCTGGCTGCCCGGCGCCGTCTCCGTACTCAACATCATGATCATGCGTTCGGCCT carries:
- a CDS encoding carbohydrate ABC transporter permease; this translates as MSSRSSLGTEAVGRVGADARRYWTGLACRYATLLLMLVIMLGPIVWQFLTSIRGRTENVYDGVLPSRPTLDNYVRVAESFPLFQYAGNTLTVAVLAITSNTLFAAMGGYALSRAGWKGRKTVFTVLVATLMFPFESVMISMFLTVRGMGLVDTLIGVWLPGAVSVLNIMIMRSAFLAVPKEVEEAAVLDGAGEWTRFTRVFLPAARGALAVVCITSFMGAWDDFLWPLLVLTNSDNYTLQLGLKTLAGATTVSDQRIIAAGAMTALIPMMLLFFALQRFFFKGVGEGAVKT
- a CDS encoding carbohydrate ABC transporter permease, with the protein product MEAERGLGHRKWWTPYLFLAPGLVMVTMFSLWPFVNTVILSFTDAQILRGGGFVGFDNYRRAFADSDFWVATGNSVLYLVVVVPCLVLLPLALAVLVQRQVPGIGFFRSAFYTPVIASAVVVGLIWQWVLRSDGLVNTLFQRLSIVSEPIPFLTDSTMLLVSAMIVTVWKGLGYYMVFYLAALGNVSPSLLEAAALDGAGPVRRFLSITVPQVKPMMLLVGTLSAISALRVFTEIYILGGESGGPGGGARTLPFLIRQVGLGFSGETGYAAAISILLFLLTLVFSLLGRRLSKGDES